ATACCCCAGACGTCCTCGTACACTGAGAACCCGGCACCTGCAAGCGCGAATGCCGCAACGGCAACGTTCAGCCTGCCCGTGCGACCTGGTCCGCCCGGAggtccgctgccgcctccaccgcctccgcggAAGCAGACGCCGGAGGATTTCCGGAGAGAGAACAGGAGACAGGCAACGTTTGGTCTTCCACCGAACCCGAGCTACGGCCTTTAGGAAATGCCGTGGCCCGTCGGACTTGACCAggaccagctccagctccagcgcctcTGGACCACGGGCGATGCCACGTGTGGAGATTTTGCTTAGCATTGGTCGGCGCATTTTTCTTTCGGGGTTTGTTTCGACCACGTCGAATCCTGTCATCAGAATCAGCCAAAGTCGCTTCTAAAAGACTTACAAGCTATGGGGCGAGGAGATGCTAGAAGTCGGCGGACAACCGCGACGGGACAATGGCCAATTGGGCATTTGGCCTTGGATTTGGTCGTTTGCGGATAGGTCGTTTTAATCGTAAGCAACGCAGGCGTCTGGTTCAAAATGAGGGGAAAAGTCATGAACAACGGATCTCGCGGCGCCAGTCTGAATATGTGCGTGACAAAATGTTTTGCGTGCTTCAACGCGGCCATTGACCCGAAGGATTGATTCTGGCAGTGTGTCTACTAGACATAATAGTCTTGGCGCTTCGTATAATGCAGAGAGTCTATAGTAAAGCCCGGCTCCATGTACCCGTCCCGTCTAAACAATCTCACGGCCCTCGAAGCCCTCTTCCAAGATGGCCACAAGGTCATCCAGCTTGTCAATGACCAAGTCAGTGTGGGCGTGATCGGCAATGGCGCGGTTCACATCGTTGACGAGCAAGACGGTGGCAGCGCCAGCCAACCTCCCGGCAGTCATGTCGTCGATCATGTCGCCGACCATGATGAGGCCGCTGGCGTCGGGCTGGCCGGtgcggtcgtcgacgagccccCAGGAGCGGGCGATGTGCAGGATGCCCGCGGGGTCGGGCTTGGGGGGGCGGAAGTCGCGGGTGACGATGGGGTCGAAGACGGAGCCGGCGAGGAACTTGCCGAGGAAGCCCTGGACGGGGACGTCGAAGTTGCGGGTGCAGATGGTCTTGGGgacgcggcggtcgtcgaggtaggacatgaggcgggcgaggccgggctGCGGCACCTGCGACTCcatggcgcggcgctcgacggcgcggatggcctcgatggcggcgggctgagcggcgggggggagctgctcgatgtgctcgaggatgtcgatgcccttgtcgatgccgagggcggcgcgcatctCCCCGAACATGTGCGTCTGCGGCTCGCTGGTTGTTGTGTCTGTGTGTTAGCCTATGGAGCGTGCTGCCGGAGTTGGAAAGTCATTGCGCGGGATATGTGATGATGGGGGAGGTTGTGAGGTGGCATCCTTGGACGGTTGTCGCAAGCGTAGGCATGGCGCTTTGCAACTTGGTCTTGGACGCCCGAACCCCAACCCAATGTCCCGAGTCTGCTTGTCTTCCTCATACGAGCTCGAGACAAGTGACGAAAAGACACCGTGTTCCACAACATGCTTTCCTCcgccaggtcgccgccgccgccgccgccgagggtcGCTCACCATAACGTGCCGTCCATATCAAAGACCACGCCCCGCAACTtcgggcggccgtcgctcgccgccgtctccgccagAGGAGCGAaccgccgaggcgccgaggaggccatggcggacaGGGCGCGCCACATGCAAGAGGTTTGGATGCGTGAAGTTGAGGAGtcggaggatgatgatgcgggAGCGCCGTGAGATACAGGGTAAGCTGCACCGAAGAGACGGATCGGCGACACTTATCTGATTGATTGCTGGCGCGAAAACTTGCCCAGGAGTTTCAGATGTCCTGGCGAGAGTAGAGAGGCACGAGGTCCGAAAGGAGCGATCCTGGAACCTGAAGAAACTCCAgtggacagcagcagcagcagcagcaagcgtCGCCGGCTGGGCGGGTGGGGATGAAGTCCGACTGATGTGTCAATATGCGACGGCTGCGAGATCGGGTGCCACGCCCGCGTTGTTGGTGGGCATGGAAACGGCATGCGCCGGCAGACGCCAACAAGCGCTAAGTAAagcacgccgcccaacgCAGAGGGCGCGTCTAGTGCTCCAAAAAACCATGACGAGAGACAGTATCGTTGACGTATGCCGTGCGTGAGGATTCAAACGCCCGGGGCGGACGCAAAGGCTGCAGGTTGCGGGCATATGAGCCTCGATTGAAAACAGCAGGTGAGAGACATGATGGTGTTTCTACAAGGCACGTAACCACGGAATGAGCATTGACATGTGCACGGCATCGGGCCACAAGATCAACAAGAAAGGCCAATCCGAGACACGACAACAACGAGAGCGCACAAAAGCAGCATGTGTCGGGGGCTTGGGTAACCTTGACCAGCGTTGATTGCTTGGAACCATCTTGAGTGTGAATCGACTCACAATCTGGGGCACATCAAATGGGTTATGAGAGAGAATGCTAATAATGGGAGAGATGCGGTGGCATCATAACTACTGTCACCCCCGTTCACAGAGCCCTTCCGCCTCTGATGAGGTCACGTACGGTATCAAGAAATTGCAGGTGGGAAGGCTTCCCAGTTGACTCACGTCCTTGAACTTCTTATAGTGGGCTGAGAGTGGTCCGTTGGGCTCTTGCAACCTGAAAGAAATTGAAGGGTGACCAAGTCATCACTCCGAAGGAACCTCGTGCGAGTCATCAACCTCAGCTCTTTCACCAGAGTGCACCGCCGCATGCTGCAGCGCCACTGCAAGAcagccggcggcagctctcCACTAAATGCTACCATACCGTAGCTGAGTTAGTTAGCTCCCCACGCCAGCTCCGCtagctccagctccggctGTGGATGGGTTGCTACACCACTGTACCGTCTATGATTACCttccttgaccttgccaGACCCGCGTCACATACTAGGCAATATCCCGACTCTTCATGCTGCCGCAACACCATCGAGCGATCTGCTCAACCACACCCCTACACTGCACGCGCACTGCGGGCCAACACAAGACCGCCTGTCCCAGTCGACGACAGCGCATCGAAGCCCGGGCGCACCTTCCGTCCTCCCCATCGCCAGGCAGCACCTTTCACAGCTTCCGCAGACATCGCGACGGAGTCGATAGACCGCGACAACCGATCCTTGCGCTTCGTCCCGGACCATGAAGCATCTCCAGACACCGCACGCGCTCAGCATCGGCCGCGCAGCAGACTAGACGTTCGTCATAATGAGCTCTAGCGGAACCTCTGCGTCGGGcgcctggccgccctcgcgtcCCTCTAAGCGAAGCGTACGTCTTGCGAACGCTGTCGCTGCGTACCGTCCCCCCATTATTGACCGTTCAAACTGATGCGTTTGCCGATTTAGAAACTTCGAAATGGCACCTTCATCATCCCAAGCACGGGCGAGCGATCCCGCCGACAATTCACcttgcgcgcctcgagcgacATCCCCCCGAACGGCAACGAATatggccgcgcagcagcaagccctCCCAGCCCGGACGGAGGCCCAGTGCACACTGCCGTTGACACGATGAAGAGGCGCGTTGTCGAGGCGTATGATTGGGTCAACTCGGACGCCGGCCATCAAGTACTCAAGTGCACGCTGGCCTACCTGCTCGGGAGCTTGGGCACCTTCTGGCCTGCCTTGTCCAACTTCCTCGGCCATCGCGATGGCAAACACATCGTTGCAACGTTGACGGTATACTTTCACCCGGCCCGTACGGCTGGTTCTATGCTGGAGGCGGTCTTGattgccattgccgccgtcgcataTGCCGTAACCGTCAGCGTActctccatggcggcggccatcgcGTCGCGCAAGAGCACAGGCTCGACGGTCCCCGCACACGTCACTGTGCTCCTCATCTTCGTGGGTGGCGGCTTGGGTTTTGTCGGTTGGGTCAAGCAGAGGCTTAACCAGCCCCTGGTCAACACCGCTTCTACTCTCGCGTCcatggccatcatcaccgtcatCACCAAGGAGCAGTCAGTGCAGGACGGCTACTTCTCCGGCGATAAGATCTTGCAGGTGCTCAAGATGTTGCTCCTCGGCATCACTTTTACCGTGGCCGTGAACCTGCTCATCTGGCGGGTGTCGGCGAGGCACAACCTACGGCgctccatcgtcaccgcctcggcgTGCCTGAGTGACAAGATCTCATTCATCACCAGGGGCTTTCTCAACGGATCCGATGAGGAGGTCAACTCCCTCGACTACAGTAGGATGAGGGATTGCTACAACTCGACATACGCGCGCATGTCTGAGGGTCTCCGCGAAGCGAAGCTGGAATACTACTTTCTGGGTCGCGAGAAGGTGTACAGGCTGGACAAGAAGCTCTACAAATCGGTAGAGGCACTCTCGGCCGCCATTGGAGGCCTTCGCAGCGCGCTAAATACGCAACTGACACTGCTCAAGGAGGCGCCAAGCTTGGGAGACCGAACGGGATCAATATCGTCGATTCTACCACCCGTTTTCTCGCCGCGCACAACGCGTGCGGTATCTGGAttcttcgacgaggaccgAGAGCCGCTGTCAGTCATagaagaggacgacgatgagccgCGTGGGCTCGTCCAGTCGCAGTCTGACCCGTCCTTGGACAAATGCCCCGCGTTTCGCGCGCCGTCCGATATATTTGCTCTTTTCATGGCCCTGCTCGGGCCGTCCATGAAATCGCTCGCCTACACATTGTCAGAAATTCTGCGTGAGTCACCTTTTGATCCGCAAGACATGAATAGAGTCACGACCAACGATCAGCTTCGCGAAAGCCTGCGAGACGCCATTAACCTGTACAACAATGCTCGGGCAAATGCGCTGCAGGAGCTATACAAGAACATAGAGATGG
Above is a genomic segment from Purpureocillium takamizusanense chromosome 2, complete sequence containing:
- a CDS encoding uncharacterized protein (COG:S~EggNog:ENOG503P1ZB) gives rise to the protein MWRALSAMASSAPRRFAPLAETAASDGRPKLRGVVFDMDGTLCEPQTHMFGEMRAALGIDKGIDILEHIEQLPPAAQPAAIEAIRAVERRAMESQVPQPGLARLMSYLDDRRVPKTICTRNFDVPVQGFLGKFLAGSVFDPIVTRDFRPPKPDPAGILHIARSWGLVDDRTGQPDASGLIMVGDMIDDMTAGRLAGAATVLLVNDVNRAIADHAHTDLVIDKLDDLVAILEEGFEGREIV